In Macrotis lagotis isolate mMagLag1 chromosome 8, bilby.v1.9.chrom.fasta, whole genome shotgun sequence, a single genomic region encodes these proteins:
- the CHP2 gene encoding calcineurin B homologous protein 2: MGSGRSHLEQEPELDSIEEETGFSRANLDRLHHRFRALDRNNKGYLNRMDLHSIKELDMNPLGDRIINSFFPDGGQCVDFRGFVRVLAHFRPVKENRDDNNPHKPEPLNSRNNKLRFAFQLYDLDCDGKISKKEMLQVLRLMVGVQVTEEQLEIIADRTVQEADEDGDGAVSFLEFSKSLEKMNVEHKMSIRILK, encoded by the exons ATGGGATCGGGCAGGTCCCACCTGGAGCAGGAGCCCGAGCTGGACTCCATCGAGGAGGAGACCGGCT TCTCCCGGGCCAACCTGGATCGCCTCCACCACCGCTTCCGGGCCTTGGACAGGAACAATAAGGGTTACCTCAA TCGGATGGATTTACACAGCATAAAGGAGCTTGACATGAATCCCCTGGGGGATCGGATCATCAACAGCTTTTTCCCTGATGG GGGTCAATGTGTGGATTTCCGAGGCTTTGTCAGGGTCCTAGCTCATTTCCGACCGGTGAAAGAGAACAGAGATGACAACAACCCCCACAAACCTGAGCCTCTAAACAGCAGGAACAACAAACTTCGGT tTGCTTTTCAGCTCTATGACCTAGACTGTGATGGAAAGATCTCAAAGAAAGAGATGTTACAG GTCTTGAGGTTGATGGTTGGGGTTCAGGTGACAGAAGAGCAGTTGGAGATCATTGCAGACCGGACAGTGCAAGAAGCTGATGAGGATGGGGATGGAGCTGTGTCTTTTTTGGAGTTTTCCAAG TCCTTAGAGAAGATGAACGTTGAACACAAAATGAGCATCCGGATCCTGAAGTGA